A single region of the Oenococcus kitaharae DSM 17330 genome encodes:
- a CDS encoding MmcQ/YjbR family DNA-binding protein, translating into MTNISVKSGIEHFQDFGNHLPQAKVCYREDWETLYFGLAGKMFGVMSPHATDDTAITLKGRLEANAALCEMYRDISAGHHMNKKHWISIKLSTDELSDQEIEKMIENSYSLVFGNLPLSVRKSFARGD; encoded by the coding sequence ATGACAAACATATCAGTGAAATCCGGAATTGAACACTTCCAAGACTTTGGCAATCATTTACCGCAGGCGAAGGTCTGTTATCGCGAAGATTGGGAAACGCTGTATTTTGGTTTGGCTGGCAAAATGTTTGGCGTCATGTCACCTCATGCCACCGACGACACGGCAATCACGCTAAAGGGCCGGCTGGAAGCCAATGCCGCGCTGTGCGAGATGTACCGTGATATCAGTGCCGGCCACCATATGAATAAAAAACACTGGATTTCCATCAAGCTGTCGACCGACGAACTTTCAGACCAAGAGATAGAGAAAATGATCGAAAACTCCTATTCGCTGGTCTTTGGCAACTTGCCTTTATCGGTCCGGAAGTCATTTGCTAGAGGCGACTGA
- a CDS encoding dihydrofolate reductase family protein, whose translation MVSKTMRKVYFYGAISLDGFLARKDDSLQWLFDTELDPDYSIADFEAGIDMVVMGNTTYKETGKILGDRPMFPGKEKIVFSRSQTGSVADGGRYVSGDPAAIVTDLKLTEGKNIWIVGGGAIVTQLVRQDLIDEFWIQIAPILIGRGKRLFEEADYEKRLSLIGIKGIGQLTELHLKRE comes from the coding sequence ATGGTCTCCAAAACGATGAGAAAAGTCTATTTTTACGGTGCGATTAGTCTTGACGGCTTTCTAGCTCGAAAAGATGATAGTTTGCAGTGGCTGTTTGACACAGAATTGGATCCGGATTATAGCATTGCGGATTTTGAGGCCGGCATTGACATGGTCGTTATGGGCAATACGACTTATAAAGAGACAGGCAAAATACTTGGAGATAGGCCCATGTTTCCTGGCAAAGAAAAAATCGTCTTTTCACGCAGTCAGACTGGTTCAGTTGCTGATGGCGGGCGATATGTTTCTGGCGATCCCGCAGCTATTGTCACGGATTTAAAATTGACTGAAGGTAAAAATATCTGGATTGTCGGCGGCGGCGCAATCGTGACGCAACTGGTTCGACAAGACCTGATTGATGAATTTTGGATTCAAATTGCGCCTATCTTGATTGGCCGGGGTAAGCGATTGTTTGAAGAAGCAGATTATGAAAAACGTCTGTCACTAATCGGCATTAAAGGGATTGGCCAGTTGACAGAACTGCATTTGAAAAGAGAGTAA
- a CDS encoding matrixin family metalloprotease, which produces MRHKLTIILLAGLATGTFLVHQNYITLPGNGNQVVRQSTDSIASQLNDSWKRLTLALGQKGQGFNLPSLPTIDSGSTGQASGQNSASTEVPTDPNATPVESIVAGVPLSNVYYYRFQPGLPQAAQQLFQRAVNIYNATGIVRLIPGNATGTQNSVVFTDYRKDDGPVSQLGTIELGRGGPQIIQHYGIANTAYNHGMASLNMSYQQSLSLSVAVHELGHALGLGHSSSRDSVMYPIDQGKSQLSPGDLAGLRAIYTRS; this is translated from the coding sequence GTGAGACATAAATTAACAATTATTCTGCTTGCCGGACTGGCAACTGGTACTTTTCTGGTACATCAGAATTACATTACTTTGCCAGGCAACGGCAATCAAGTCGTCCGCCAGTCGACAGATTCGATCGCTTCTCAGCTCAATGATTCCTGGAAACGGCTGACGCTGGCACTGGGGCAGAAGGGTCAGGGATTCAATCTGCCTAGCCTGCCGACGATTGATTCAGGATCCACTGGCCAAGCAAGCGGCCAGAATTCAGCAAGTACAGAAGTGCCTACTGACCCAAATGCCACACCTGTCGAGTCGATTGTTGCCGGCGTGCCTTTAAGCAATGTTTATTACTATCGTTTCCAGCCTGGTTTGCCGCAAGCTGCCCAACAACTTTTTCAACGAGCCGTCAATATCTATAATGCGACTGGGATTGTCCGCCTGATTCCGGGCAACGCGACTGGTACGCAGAATAGTGTCGTTTTTACGGATTACCGTAAAGATGACGGCCCGGTCTCACAACTCGGAACGATCGAGCTCGGCCGTGGCGGCCCGCAGATTATTCAGCATTATGGTATCGCAAATACTGCTTATAACCATGGCATGGCCAGCCTGAATATGAGCTATCAGCAGTCGCTCTCGCTATCCGTGGCCGTTCACGAATTAGGGCATGCACTAGGATTGGGGCATAGCAGCAGTCGCGATTCGGTCATGTATCCGATCGACCAAGGGAAAAGTCAGCTGTCACCTGGTGATTTGGCAGGGTTGAGAGCAATTTATACACGGAGTTAA
- the scrK gene encoding fructokinase ScrK has product MLTEDKLLGSIEAGGTKFVCAVAGDDFNIIDQETFKTTNPAETMGKTIAFFQKFNVASIGIGSFGPIGIKENRPDYGFITKTPKVGWSDFDFVGSLKAAINVPVFFTTDVNSSAYGEYQFGGVPKEETLVYFTIGTGVGAGVIQGGSFVGGRSHPEMGHILLRKHPDDINFPGVCRFHGDCLEGLASGPSLAARTGIKGEDIADDDPVWEIIAYYLAQAAWSATLDFRPDKIIFGGSVSSRPGLLAKTRQQFKLMNNDYLTVPALDDYIVHPAIENNGSATYGDFALAMFALRNAEKSDERA; this is encoded by the coding sequence ATGTTAACCGAAGATAAATTACTGGGTTCGATCGAAGCTGGCGGCACAAAATTTGTCTGTGCTGTGGCCGGGGATGATTTTAATATTATTGATCAGGAGACTTTTAAGACGACGAATCCTGCCGAGACAATGGGAAAAACGATTGCCTTTTTTCAAAAGTTCAACGTCGCTTCGATCGGAATCGGCTCTTTTGGGCCGATCGGTATCAAGGAAAACAGGCCGGATTATGGCTTTATCACAAAAACACCAAAAGTCGGCTGGTCTGATTTTGATTTTGTCGGCAGCCTGAAAGCCGCCATCAATGTCCCGGTTTTCTTCACGACCGATGTTAATTCATCTGCATATGGCGAATATCAATTCGGGGGCGTGCCCAAAGAGGAGACGCTGGTCTATTTCACGATCGGCACCGGTGTTGGCGCGGGTGTCATTCAGGGCGGATCTTTTGTCGGCGGCCGTTCTCATCCGGAAATGGGCCATATTCTTTTGAGAAAACATCCTGATGACATTAATTTCCCCGGTGTCTGCCGTTTTCATGGCGACTGTCTGGAAGGATTAGCTTCTGGACCTTCATTAGCCGCAAGAACCGGTATCAAAGGCGAAGATATTGCCGATGATGATCCAGTCTGGGAGATTATTGCCTATTATTTGGCACAGGCTGCTTGGTCAGCTACGTTGGATTTTCGGCCGGACAAAATTATTTTCGGCGGTTCTGTCTCCAGCCGTCCAGGCCTTTTAGCAAAAACACGCCAGCAGTTTAAGCTGATGAATAACGATTATTTGACGGTGCCGGCTTTGGATGATTACATTGTTCACCCAGCGATCGAGAATAACGGTTCGGCGACTTATGGTGATTTTGCTTTGGCGATGTTTGCCTTGCGAAATGCTGAAAAATCTGATGAAAGGGCTTAA
- a CDS encoding histidine phosphatase family protein, which produces MKRIFIVRHGRTEWNLESRFQGANGDSPLLESSKKDCEDLAVFLDKFDFAAIYTSPIRRARVTAELTLSHTKKYGKAPIVDDEDFREVGFGDWEGLTRTQVKTAYPELFDALTHRRDDPRLLAFGIEKFTAARKRFKAGIIHRLQTVSDGQNILIFSHGSISQLGIKALTGNEHLTSLKNTSTSIIQTSDDQHFDIAAYNEAAYLENVDSKGSTTLI; this is translated from the coding sequence ATGAAACGGATTTTTATTGTGAGACATGGGCGGACGGAATGGAATTTGGAATCGCGTTTTCAAGGTGCAAACGGTGATTCGCCGCTTTTGGAGTCGAGTAAAAAAGATTGTGAGGATTTGGCTGTGTTTCTCGATAAATTCGATTTTGCAGCCATTTATACCAGTCCGATCAGGCGAGCGAGGGTAACGGCCGAGCTGACATTATCACATACGAAAAAATATGGCAAAGCGCCAATTGTTGATGACGAAGACTTTCGGGAAGTTGGCTTTGGCGACTGGGAAGGTTTGACAAGGACACAGGTCAAGACTGCTTACCCGGAGCTTTTTGATGCTTTGACTCATCGGCGGGATGACCCGCGTTTGCTGGCTTTCGGGATTGAAAAATTCACGGCAGCCCGCAAGCGTTTTAAAGCGGGCATTATTCACCGCCTTCAGACGGTTTCGGACGGTCAGAATATCTTGATTTTTTCGCATGGATCGATCAGTCAGCTTGGTATTAAGGCTTTGACCGGCAACGAACACCTTACGAGCTTGAAAAATACTTCGACTTCAATTATCCAGACCAGTGACGACCAGCATTTTGATATTGCCGCCTATAATGAGGCAGCATATTTGGAAAATGTCGACAGCAAGGGAAGCACAACATTAATTTAA
- a CDS encoding NCS2 family permease has protein sequence MFQLEKYHTNVRTEIIAGITTFLSMVYIFFLNPQILGQTGMPKQGIFLASIIVSTIGTLFMGLFANLPFALAPGIGMQAYFTYTIVFGFHFKWQQALAVVFLVGVFDLVITLSHGRRAIVKAIPEELKAAIAGGIGLFVAYIGLKNAGFINFIIDKANIITGWGTPSMVGNGGVTPEMANFNQPAVILSLLGVLILIVLLLRKVPGAFLISMIVTTIIGIPMGVTSTHIEWTQSLSQTFSQFSKLIFSGFGGQGMPTLFNNWHDFLLTLATVFAMGLTGLFDAIGTLLGIGEQTQIFTAADQKEFAENKSGFKTRMDRALLADTVTTTAAGVLGTSNTTTFIESASGIAAGGRTGLSNIVTAIGFLLTIFLAPFVSVIPTSATAPILIVVGMSMMGQLRKIQWDDFEVAVPSFFTSIFMALSYSISYGIAAGFIFYILVKITVGKFKQINPVVLIISLMFLVNFILIAFRFAS, from the coding sequence ATGTTTCAGCTTGAAAAATATCACACGAATGTCCGGACAGAGATAATCGCAGGGATTACGACTTTTCTCTCAATGGTCTATATTTTCTTTCTAAATCCACAGATTTTAGGTCAGACTGGCATGCCCAAACAAGGCATTTTCCTAGCTTCGATCATTGTTTCAACGATCGGAACGCTTTTCATGGGCCTATTTGCCAATCTGCCCTTTGCGCTTGCTCCAGGAATTGGGATGCAAGCCTACTTTACCTATACCATTGTCTTCGGCTTTCACTTTAAGTGGCAGCAGGCTCTGGCAGTTGTCTTTTTGGTCGGTGTCTTTGATTTGGTGATTACTTTAAGTCACGGCCGTCGGGCAATCGTTAAGGCGATTCCTGAAGAGTTAAAAGCTGCCATCGCTGGTGGTATTGGTCTCTTTGTGGCTTACATCGGTTTGAAAAACGCCGGTTTCATCAATTTTATTATTGATAAAGCCAATATTATTACAGGTTGGGGAACACCTTCCATGGTTGGAAACGGCGGTGTTACGCCCGAGATGGCCAACTTTAACCAGCCGGCCGTCATTTTGTCTCTTCTAGGTGTTTTGATTTTAATTGTGCTTTTGCTGCGCAAAGTACCAGGTGCATTTTTGATTTCCATGATTGTGACCACGATTATTGGTATTCCTATGGGCGTTACCAGCACCCATATTGAATGGACACAATCACTTTCACAGACTTTTTCTCAGTTTTCGAAATTGATTTTTTCTGGTTTTGGTGGCCAGGGTATGCCAACACTTTTCAATAATTGGCATGATTTTCTTTTGACGTTAGCAACAGTCTTTGCCATGGGCTTGACTGGTTTGTTTGATGCCATTGGTACTTTACTGGGTATCGGCGAACAGACTCAGATTTTCACTGCTGCTGATCAAAAAGAATTCGCTGAAAATAAAAGCGGATTCAAAACACGTATGGACCGTGCCTTGCTGGCTGATACTGTGACAACGACAGCTGCTGGTGTTCTGGGCACTTCCAATACGACGACTTTCATTGAATCTGCTTCTGGTATTGCTGCCGGTGGGCGTACTGGTTTGTCCAATATTGTGACTGCGATCGGTTTTCTTTTGACGATCTTCTTGGCACCATTCGTCTCTGTCATTCCGACTTCGGCAACCGCACCGATTTTGATTGTTGTTGGTATGTCCATGATGGGTCAGCTGAGGAAAATCCAGTGGGATGATTTCGAAGTTGCCGTACCATCGTTTTTCACCTCGATTTTCATGGCTTTGTCTTACTCGATTTCCTATGGTATCGCGGCCGGTTTTATCTTCTATATTCTGGTCAAGATTACCGTCGGCAAGTTCAAGCAAATCAATCCGGTTGTTTTGATCATCAGCCTCATGTTCCTGGTCAACTTTATCCTGATTGCCTTCCGTTTTGCTAGCTAA
- a CDS encoding 5'-methylthioadenosine/adenosylhomocysteine nucleosidase, whose translation MKIGIITPMEEEKRDLLAALDSISSDQIGGQDFSQGTMFGKDVILTESGIGKAQAAMATGVLLDRYQPDIVVNTGSAGGLASGLHIGDQVIAQRLAYHDVYNTKFAGSVGFVPGKPLYYESDAKLVADFQEANPEAKTGLVVSGDSFVMGNMKTQIVTNFPDAMAVEMEGASVAQIAYDFGVPFIVLRAISDSADDGAQESFDQFLLEAGRKSAKLLLNFIQGL comes from the coding sequence ATGAAAATTGGCATTATTACACCCATGGAAGAGGAAAAACGCGACCTGCTGGCTGCGCTTGACAGCATTTCAAGCGATCAAATCGGCGGTCAAGATTTTTCTCAGGGCACGATGTTCGGAAAAGATGTGATTCTGACTGAATCCGGTATCGGCAAGGCACAAGCTGCCATGGCGACTGGTGTTCTTTTGGATCGATATCAGCCGGATATTGTCGTTAATACCGGTTCTGCCGGCGGCTTGGCGAGTGGTCTGCATATTGGGGACCAAGTGATTGCTCAGCGCCTGGCTTACCATGATGTGTATAACACAAAATTTGCTGGATCAGTCGGATTTGTGCCAGGGAAGCCCCTTTATTACGAATCAGATGCCAAGCTGGTAGCTGATTTTCAAGAAGCCAATCCTGAAGCCAAGACTGGCTTGGTTGTTTCTGGTGATTCCTTTGTCATGGGAAATATGAAGACACAGATTGTGACCAATTTTCCTGATGCCATGGCTGTCGAGATGGAAGGCGCTTCGGTAGCTCAGATTGCTTATGACTTCGGTGTACCTTTCATCGTCCTGCGTGCCATTTCTGATTCAGCCGATGATGGGGCACAAGAAAGTTTTGATCAGTTTTTGCTCGAAGCCGGCCGCAAGTCAGCCAAGTTATTGTTGAACTTTATTCAAGGTTTATAA
- a CDS encoding DUF1831 domain-containing protein → MAFSETVSVKGDQTYRISPSIKAFTLRDLGFFPNNAGALTKTTLLEPEKGTAGSRKLKLVFAKDVSGFKVSILTANEALNVDIFSNDQDQPLVEQYRYQIQQLIDRNVLETV, encoded by the coding sequence ATGGCATTTTCAGAGACAGTTTCAGTAAAAGGTGATCAGACATATCGCATCAGTCCGTCCATTAAAGCATTTACATTGCGCGATTTGGGATTTTTCCCGAATAATGCAGGCGCTTTGACCAAGACGACACTCTTGGAGCCTGAAAAGGGCACTGCGGGTTCGCGAAAATTGAAGCTTGTCTTTGCTAAGGATGTTTCCGGCTTTAAAGTTTCGATCCTGACAGCTAATGAGGCTTTAAATGTTGATATTTTCTCAAACGATCAGGATCAGCCTTTAGTTGAACAGTACCGTTATCAAATTCAGCAGCTGATCGACAGAAATGTGTTGGAAACCGTTTAA
- a CDS encoding ATP-dependent RecD-like DNA helicase yields the protein MPELTASVKRSFFVSSDSGYAVFSAKVSDSDFNWEESMITLTGEIADLKVGESYEFSGQLTEHPRYGKQFKVVDYQSVLPNDNDGLVDFLSSDLFPGIGRTTAEKVVDSLGSKTIELLTSDDSQLQTLSLTKKQLATLKKGLLENQEKTSAFSQTGKYGLSQSLIERLFDEYGLMFTTMLAENPYQFIGQVEGFTFDSAEQVARVDNFQDEKAQIQGAIVYALLSDQQENGGTYLTETQLFAAVAALLHSDPGFFDKEISENLQLLKTKKRIVLIDDRISLVESYNLERAVVKDLKRLISFPEAKDKQPLAAKTDAALDKDQLAAVKSVFQNRITILTGGPGTGKTTVIKEVIHQWHAAASKSQENDEEDHKKTVLLAAPTGRAAARITEVTGKEAVTIHRLLGATADGYFDFDESNQLQAGLIVVDEMSMVDLALFQHFLCAVPNHCTLLLVGDKDQLASVGAGQILNDLILSEKFATVQLQTNHRQTKGSGIDLLSQDMKQGIVNPAMFQNSKDVSFFALEEYQLDRGINRILSAAMRFGIKKEDLQIITPTNRLVDLLNQLARPFLIDSDGQVDLSADFLPGDRVMQQENDPEKGVNNGDIGYVTAAHLQGPVRSRFLSVDFLGSLVTYKENEIKQLRLSYASTVHKSQGSEFKNVIFVLTSTFNNFVTRNLVYTGVTRAEKSLIMIGSQAAFTDAINNPTPLRQTNLVSLLGGKKTLVAQKETNIEAEPAAPTAAPRLFTLSKQLIDSGRIDPMIGMADITPRDFLQND from the coding sequence GTGCCTGAATTAACAGCAAGTGTAAAACGGTCTTTTTTTGTCAGCAGCGATAGTGGCTATGCTGTTTTTTCGGCGAAGGTTTCTGACAGTGATTTCAATTGGGAAGAATCCATGATCACGCTGACTGGTGAGATCGCTGATTTAAAGGTTGGCGAATCCTACGAGTTTTCCGGCCAGCTGACTGAACACCCGCGATATGGCAAGCAATTCAAAGTCGTGGATTATCAATCGGTGCTGCCCAATGATAATGATGGTTTGGTCGATTTTTTGAGTTCGGATTTATTTCCCGGAATCGGTCGGACGACAGCTGAAAAAGTTGTTGATAGTTTGGGCAGCAAGACAATCGAGCTGTTGACCAGCGATGATAGTCAGCTGCAGACACTCTCTTTGACAAAAAAGCAGCTGGCAACCCTGAAAAAGGGACTGCTGGAAAATCAGGAAAAAACTTCGGCCTTCAGTCAGACGGGCAAATATGGCCTTAGCCAGTCCTTGATCGAGCGGCTTTTTGACGAATATGGCCTGATGTTTACGACCATGCTGGCCGAAAATCCCTATCAATTTATCGGCCAAGTTGAAGGTTTTACTTTTGATAGCGCCGAACAGGTGGCACGAGTCGACAATTTCCAGGACGAAAAGGCCCAGATCCAAGGTGCGATCGTTTATGCCTTATTGAGTGATCAACAGGAAAACGGCGGTACTTATTTGACTGAAACACAGCTGTTTGCAGCTGTGGCAGCTCTATTACATAGTGACCCTGGATTCTTTGATAAAGAGATTTCAGAGAATCTGCAGCTTTTGAAGACAAAAAAACGCATCGTTTTGATTGATGACCGCATCAGCCTTGTCGAAAGCTACAATTTGGAAAGGGCAGTTGTCAAAGATTTAAAACGTTTGATTTCCTTTCCTGAAGCCAAAGACAAGCAGCCCTTAGCTGCCAAGACCGATGCTGCTTTAGACAAAGACCAATTAGCAGCGGTTAAATCCGTTTTCCAAAATCGGATTACCATTTTGACAGGCGGCCCTGGGACTGGCAAGACGACCGTCATCAAAGAAGTGATTCATCAATGGCATGCTGCGGCATCTAAATCCCAAGAGAATGATGAAGAGGATCATAAGAAAACAGTTCTTTTGGCAGCACCGACTGGTCGCGCCGCTGCAAGAATCACAGAAGTGACCGGTAAAGAAGCTGTCACGATTCATCGTTTGCTGGGTGCAACGGCTGATGGCTACTTTGATTTTGACGAGAGCAATCAGCTTCAGGCGGGCTTGATCGTAGTTGATGAAATGTCGATGGTCGATTTGGCACTGTTTCAGCATTTTCTCTGTGCCGTGCCCAATCACTGTACACTATTATTAGTCGGCGATAAGGACCAATTGGCGTCAGTCGGTGCCGGTCAAATCTTAAATGATCTAATTTTGAGCGAGAAATTTGCCACGGTTCAGCTGCAGACTAATCACCGGCAGACTAAGGGATCCGGCATCGATTTATTGTCGCAGGATATGAAACAAGGTATCGTTAATCCAGCTATGTTTCAAAATAGCAAAGATGTGTCTTTTTTTGCTTTGGAAGAGTACCAGTTGGATCGCGGCATCAATCGGATTTTGTCAGCAGCCATGCGCTTCGGAATTAAAAAAGAAGATTTGCAGATTATCACACCGACCAACCGTCTCGTGGATTTATTGAACCAATTGGCGCGGCCTTTTCTGATCGATAGTGACGGTCAAGTTGATTTGTCGGCGGATTTTCTGCCGGGCGATCGTGTCATGCAGCAGGAAAACGATCCGGAAAAAGGTGTCAATAATGGCGATATCGGTTATGTGACAGCTGCCCATTTACAAGGCCCGGTCCGCTCACGTTTTCTATCGGTCGATTTTCTCGGCAGTCTCGTCACTTATAAAGAAAACGAAATCAAGCAGCTCCGGCTCAGTTATGCGTCTACGGTCCACAAATCACAGGGTAGTGAATTTAAAAATGTGATTTTTGTCTTGACCAGCACCTTTAATAATTTTGTGACACGTAATTTAGTCTATACAGGCGTTACGCGAGCCGAAAAGTCTTTAATTATGATCGGCAGTCAAGCGGCTTTCACGGATGCAATTAACAATCCGACACCGTTGCGCCAGACAAATTTGGTTAGCCTTCTGGGTGGCAAAAAAACGTTAGTCGCTCAAAAGGAAACAAATATCGAGGCAGAACCTGCGGCTCCGACTGCTGCACCGAGGCTTTTCACATTAAGTAAGCAGCTGATAGATAGCGGCCGGATTGATCCGATGATCGGCATGGCAGACATCACACCAAGGGATTTTTTACAAAATGATTAA
- a CDS encoding lysophospholipase gives MINFPLTIESHAFLGSWIEDPDHQHILTTNLGAEIYLKSHECSQIVLDWAAKTRDGQCSRILISLDGGVFKSEKLTADPIILSLDPKEDHLIRIMTQAISYEKARTWTLTDYFCLQGVTHNGQLTGAVPNRKKLIFVGDSIINGQKVLADKTTAAHRPDLSWDFLVSEALNLNNVRIAYGGCGITQHAKIYPPTAMDFLWLSSETLPRLIDQRDDIAGVVVNLGTNDGDADQQEFTFALKMFLRELKKRFHDAKIIIVEPFNGNFKQVFESVVTSYDPNYTLIKNTSWQFPTSDGGVHLNQLGHQQAADILLPKIKEAINA, from the coding sequence ATGATTAATTTTCCTCTCACAATTGAATCACATGCTTTTTTGGGTAGTTGGATTGAAGATCCTGACCATCAGCACATTCTAACCACAAATCTGGGTGCTGAGATTTATTTAAAAAGCCATGAATGTTCTCAAATTGTCCTAGACTGGGCTGCTAAGACGCGTGATGGCCAGTGTTCGCGTATTCTGATTTCACTTGATGGCGGTGTTTTTAAATCCGAAAAACTGACAGCCGATCCGATTATTTTGTCACTGGATCCAAAAGAAGACCATTTAATCCGTATCATGACACAAGCAATCAGTTATGAAAAAGCACGGACATGGACGCTGACTGACTATTTTTGTTTGCAAGGGGTTACGCATAATGGTCAGCTGACAGGTGCTGTGCCAAATCGTAAAAAACTGATTTTTGTTGGGGATTCGATTATTAACGGGCAGAAAGTTCTGGCGGACAAGACGACAGCGGCACACCGCCCCGATTTAAGCTGGGATTTCTTAGTCTCTGAAGCCTTGAATTTGAATAATGTCCGGATCGCTTATGGTGGCTGCGGTATTACGCAGCATGCCAAAATCTATCCGCCGACTGCCATGGATTTTCTTTGGCTGTCGTCTGAGACTTTGCCCCGCCTGATCGATCAAAGGGATGATATTGCTGGTGTGGTCGTGAATTTGGGAACCAATGACGGCGATGCCGACCAGCAGGAATTTACCTTTGCGCTGAAAATGTTTCTCCGGGAATTAAAAAAACGTTTTCACGACGCCAAAATCATCATTGTCGAACCCTTTAATGGTAATTTCAAACAAGTCTTTGAATCGGTTGTCACATCCTATGATCCGAATTACACATTAATCAAAAATACATCTTGGCAGTTTCCGACCAGCGACGGCGGTGTCCATCTAAACCAACTCGGCCATCAGCAAGCCGCAGACATTTTACTTCCGAAGATTAAAGAGGCCATTAATGCTTAA
- a CDS encoding RsmF rRNA methyltransferase first C-terminal domain-containing protein: MLKLPAAFITKYQHLLGDRAESFLASFQSEPVAAFRLNPLKNLQDYGDLSKKHPVSWNPENGRYGKISGQSDAFLTGVVYSQEASAQFVARVVDAAANECVLDLAAAPGGKTTQMAADMQNQGLLVANEINFGRAKILSQNIERMGINNCLVTCEKPDALADLFPNYFDKILLDAPCSGEGMFRKDPNAIDYWHPDYNDECAHRQKEILKSVLLMLKPGGQLIYSTCTFAPEEDEQVIAWLLSEYPDLQLLPINKPEGIEDGRPDWADHNPELKKTARLWPDKLQGEGHFVAKLVKATDEPTDSQTKLLKSNLNKKDLPVIRTFFKESRLSFPLDRLFEFADYVYLFPEGCPPIKGLRVLRLGLQLGQLKKNRFVPSQSLAMSLIPADSAEINRFELSDDQLKAYVHGDVIANLTVPLQKGWVLVTKKNNGLAFGRYSDHMIKNFYPKGLRTTLHD, from the coding sequence ATGCTTAAATTGCCTGCGGCTTTTATTACTAAATATCAGCATTTGCTAGGCGATCGGGCCGAGTCTTTTTTGGCCTCTTTTCAATCTGAACCGGTTGCTGCTTTTCGCCTGAATCCTTTAAAAAACCTGCAAGATTACGGCGATTTATCTAAGAAGCACCCAGTATCTTGGAATCCGGAAAACGGCCGTTATGGCAAGATTTCCGGTCAATCCGACGCTTTTTTAACCGGTGTGGTCTATTCGCAAGAAGCCAGTGCCCAATTTGTTGCTCGTGTGGTCGATGCTGCGGCCAATGAATGCGTCTTAGATTTAGCAGCCGCTCCTGGTGGCAAGACGACACAAATGGCAGCTGATATGCAGAATCAGGGACTTTTGGTCGCTAATGAGATTAATTTTGGACGCGCCAAAATCTTGAGCCAGAATATCGAGCGCATGGGGATTAACAATTGTCTGGTTACCTGTGAAAAACCTGACGCGTTAGCCGATTTGTTTCCCAATTATTTTGACAAGATTTTATTGGATGCGCCCTGCAGCGGAGAGGGCATGTTCCGAAAAGACCCGAATGCCATCGATTATTGGCATCCGGATTATAATGACGAATGCGCTCATCGGCAAAAAGAGATTTTAAAATCAGTTTTATTGATGCTAAAACCTGGCGGCCAATTAATTTACTCCACTTGTACTTTTGCGCCGGAAGAAGACGAGCAGGTGATTGCCTGGCTGCTCTCAGAATATCCGGATTTGCAGCTTCTACCGATAAATAAGCCGGAAGGGATCGAGGACGGACGCCCGGATTGGGCTGACCATAATCCTGAGTTGAAAAAAACAGCGCGCCTGTGGCCGGATAAGCTTCAAGGCGAGGGTCATTTTGTCGCCAAACTGGTCAAAGCGACTGACGAGCCAACTGACAGTCAAACGAAACTTCTCAAGAGCAATCTGAATAAAAAAGATCTGCCCGTCATCCGAACTTTTTTCAAAGAAAGTCGTTTGAGCTTTCCCTTAGATCGTTTATTTGAATTTGCAGATTATGTCTATCTGTTTCCAGAGGGCTGCCCACCAATTAAAGGCTTACGCGTTTTGCGTTTGGGTTTGCAATTAGGCCAACTGAAAAAAAATCGTTTTGTACCTTCACAATCCTTGGCAATGAGCTTAATTCCCGCTGATAGTGCTGAAATTAACCGATTTGAGTTATCTGATGATCAGCTAAAAGCTTATGTCCATGGCGATGTGATTGCGAATCTGACAGTGCCTTTACAAAAGGGCTGGGTTCTTGTCACGAAAAAAAATAACGGCCTTGCATTCGGTCGTTATTCAGATCATATGATTAAAAACTTTTATCCCAAAGGGCTGCGAACAACCCTGCACGATTAA